In Natronomonas halophila, one DNA window encodes the following:
- a CDS encoding CAP domain-containing protein, translating into MAVHEATNEFRTSEGRAPLEYNDDLAAISRNHSRNMAKNGFFDHNDHEGRSPGERADYFGYPDTAISENLYWLKIPSHWNSSDRVAERAVSSWKDSASHRSALLTESKVVAGVGAYVTEKRKVYVTAMYADRDGRISA; encoded by the coding sequence ATGGCAGTCCATGAAGCGACTAACGAGTTTCGAACATCAGAAGGTCGTGCACCCTTAGAATATAATGATGATTTAGCGGCAATTTCACGGAATCATAGTCGGAATATGGCAAAGAATGGCTTCTTTGATCATAACGATCATGAGGGCCGTAGTCCTGGCGAGCGGGCCGATTACTTTGGATACCCAGACACGGCCATCTCCGAAAATCTCTACTGGCTCAAGATTCCCTCTCATTGGAACTCTTCCGACCGAGTCGCGGAGCGTGCTGTCTCCTCTTGGAAGGATTCCGCATCACATCGGTCTGCCCTACTTACAGAATCAAAAGTGGTCGCTGGTGTTGGTGCCTACGTCACAGAGAAAAGGAAAGTCTACGTAACTGCCATGTATGCTGATAGAGATGGTCGAATCTCAGCATAA